The following coding sequences are from one Clostridioides difficile ATCC 9689 = DSM 1296 window:
- a CDS encoding homoserine O-succinyltransferase — translation MALILPKGLPVINKLLDEGIDVIYKEDFKKELKYEENIDTKIAILNLMPIKIDTELDLLRRIDKTGFNVSVEFIKISTRESKRSCNEYVKEFYKTFDEAKGEYFDGFIITGAPVEQMEFEEVDYWNELEEIMDYSKRKTKSTLYICWAAQASLYKYYNVKKLPLSQKCFGVFKHKVDKDSKIVDGFENEFFAPHSRHTTVNIEALKENKELSIVSHSKEAGPYIITNSRDVFVMGHSEYDKYTLDKEYKRDINKGDKISIPQNYYINDDPSEEPTVKWKKHSELLFRNWIKNYLIQ, via the coding sequence ATGGCTTTAATACTACCAAAGGGATTACCTGTTATTAATAAATTATTAGATGAAGGAATAGATGTAATTTATAAAGAAGATTTTAAAAAGGAATTAAAATATGAAGAAAACATAGACACTAAGATAGCTATACTAAATCTAATGCCTATAAAGATAGATACAGAATTAGATTTACTAAGAAGGATAGATAAAACAGGATTCAACGTGTCTGTGGAATTTATTAAAATTTCAACAAGAGAAAGTAAAAGAAGTTGTAATGAATATGTTAAAGAATTTTATAAAACATTTGATGAAGCCAAAGGAGAGTATTTTGATGGCTTTATAATAACAGGAGCTCCAGTTGAACAAATGGAGTTTGAAGAAGTTGATTATTGGAATGAACTAGAAGAAATTATGGATTATTCTAAGAGAAAAACTAAATCTACATTATATATATGTTGGGCAGCTCAAGCAAGTCTTTACAAATACTACAATGTAAAAAAACTTCCACTAAGTCAAAAATGTTTTGGAGTATTTAAGCATAAGGTAGATAAAGATAGTAAAATAGTAGATGGATTTGAAAATGAATTTTTTGCTCCACATTCAAGACATACTACTGTAAATATTGAAGCTTTGAAAGAGAATAAAGAGTTGAGCATTGTGAGTCATTCTAAAGAAGCTGGTCCCTATATAATTACAAATTCAAGAGATGTGTTCGTAATGGGTCATAGCGAGTATGACAAATACACTCTTGATAAAGAATATAAGAGGGATATAAATAAAGGAGATAAAATATCTATACCTCAAAATTACTATATTAATGATGACCCTTCAGAAGAGCCAACTGTAAAATGGAAAAAACATTCAGAATTGTTGTTTAGAAATTGGATAAAAAACTATTTGATACAATAA
- a CDS encoding MarR family winged helix-turn-helix transcriptional regulator — protein MDEMSFKKELLELTRDINMKFTTLLSDFYQPLGITAVQALILSELCEHGEKKISDLGKNLNMTNSNVSVICQRLEKNGFLNRIRDIEDQRIVKVKVTNKSLDIQEHISSSIFDSYFENMTSEKLQDMEDIIEGLEKLNKLLTYIDCK, from the coding sequence ATGGATGAGATGAGTTTTAAGAAAGAGCTACTAGAGTTGACTAGAGATATAAATATGAAATTTACAACTTTATTAAGTGATTTTTATCAGCCACTTGGTATTACAGCAGTGCAAGCTTTGATTTTATCTGAGTTATGTGAACATGGAGAAAAAAAAATAAGCGATTTAGGGAAGAACTTAAACATGACAAATAGTAATGTATCAGTAATCTGTCAAAGGCTTGAAAAAAATGGCTTTTTAAATCGCATAAGAGATATAGAAGACCAACGAATTGTAAAAGTAAAAGTTACAAATAAATCATTGGATATACAAGAACATATTTCAAGTAGTATTTTTGATAGTTATTTTGAAAATATGACCAGTGAAAAATTGCAAGATATGGAAGATATAATAGAAGGTTTAGAGAAATTAAATAAACTTTTAACTTACATTGATTGCAAATAA